From the Thamnophis elegans isolate rThaEle1 chromosome 16, rThaEle1.pri, whole genome shotgun sequence genome, the window TGGCATCTGCCGAAGAATGGAGTGGTTTAGGACCACTGATTATAAATAAGCCCAGCGCCTGCCAAAATAGTTTCTATTTCGGCTCTTTGGGTGAGTGGCATTTTGAAGAAgtttggatttaattttttttatatatatatatacttttttttttttttaggttcagCAGAAACGATGGAAGGTGGAGACCAACTCGAGACTCGAATCTGTGCTGCTGTTGTCTTCCATGAATCTTCCAGGTGGAGAGTTGGTGAGTCTGTCTTCACTCCGCTGGAAACGTCGTTTTCATTGAGAAATGGGTGGGGTTTATATGGAGggttattttgattttttaaaaactattattttacaggtagtcctcgacttacaatcacgaTTCGGCcccaaaattctgttgttaaatgaagcatttgttaagtgagttttgtcccctttttaaaaagttttttttttatttttcttcaaacaTAGCGTGAGAACAGTGTTGAGCCAGAGTTACATTTTAGtagaaataaaacaatactttTCATATTTAACACAATTAACAACCTTATAAACTTTTAGTAGTaagacatacagtatattttgttgaattataatCTTTCCTTAATTATTCCATATTTCAATATAATGTTTTTATGCCAATCTCCATATTCTTGATATTACTCCTTTTACTACAGATAAAATACCCATAATCACATTTGTTATGTTTAACAGACTTGTATAATTCTAATAGTAATGCACAGatttatattgaattataatCTTCCCTTGTACCCCTTTCTAATTTTTAGTTATGccactgttttattttaaaaatatccccagttttgccccattttgagtCCTTTCTTgcttccgttgttaagtgaatcactgcagatgataacccagttattaagtgaatcagccCTCCTCATCAGGTTGCAAaagcacatgaccctgggacattgcggCGGTCATAATATGAagcacttgccaagcatctgaattttgatcacatggccacggATACGCGTCatcggtcctaagtgtgaaaaacggtcatgtcacttttttcgtTGGCGTTGAATGGCCGCTACATAAactgttgtaagacaaggacaATACCTGTatcctgttgctttttttttttctctagatACGCCGAGAGTTCCTGCAGcggaggcaaattccttgtgtgtctaaagCCCCCTTGGCCCAATCAAATGCTCAATTCAGTCTGTATTTATTCCCCAGAGACGCCGGTCTGCGGAAGATGAGTTGGCCATGAGAGATTTCCTCCAAGAAGGAGACCTTGTCAGCGTATCCTTTTTTGGGCAGGGGGAGCTGAAAATCTCTTTTAAGAATCTTCTTCCGACCCCGTTGCTGATGGAGCACCATTGCCCATactctggggatgatgggagctgtGTCCCATCCTTCTGCAGGTCGACATGTTGACTGCTGAACATTTTTATGGTCGGCTTGTGCTAAAGCCTCGTTTGCACCCATAATACCAAGCTTGGttggtgtttctcaactttgcccacttgacttcaactcccaggattcctcaggtAGCCTCCGTTTCCCAATATACCTTTTGCTCTCACGGCTGCCTAGATGCCGGGAAGAACCATTCAGCCATTTTGGAAGGGGAACTTTGAATTAAGTTCAGCCATCGGTCGGTTGGGTTTGTATTTATGGGCATTGGTAGAAATTCAGGGGGAATCGGCTGTGCTTTTATTTCCTTAAATGCTCCCTTCAGGCCGAGGTCCAAGCGGTGTTTTCCGATGGGGCGGTCTCATTGCACACTCGAAGTCTCAAATACGGGAAGGTATAAGAATGAACATTCTTCATGTAGAATAAAGAATATCGGAACGTGTTCCAGGGGAACAAGGGCCGATGGCCTCTTTCTGTAGGCGTCCTCACAGACTGCATGACAGTATGGTGGTCCTCTGGTTTAACTgatgcggacaggaaggcaccaCAGGGTggtcaattcggcacaagaagcCATTGGTCGCcatctaacaccactggatgacctTGCCAGGTcccgctgctttagcagagtaaggaggATTCTCTGAGATGATTCTCAGCCTGCTCAGAGTCTCTTTACACTTTGATCATCGGGCAGCAGACATCGAAGCAGAGCCAGACGagcaaataggtttaaaagcaGTTTCGATCCTTGGAATGTcaggctctttttaaaaaaaatagtttttattaaacatttttacctttaaaaacgggggaaaaacaacaaatacagaaaaaacaagacaaacataacaatataaaataatttcacaGTCTACTGCATTGGCATGTTTAGCTTTTGTAGTTCTCTATTCTACGTTGCCGTCTTAGAGGTTTTAACATCTGCCATGGTGTAATAACAATTGTACTAACagttgtaataatattaattgttcacatccccattatatttacattatggtcaatactttaagtttgataATAATGAGTAActttgggctgtcagactcttaaataCAACCACACCCACTCCACGCACACACGTAGGAttagtttctctttctctttcctaattacttgcatagggattattcgttaggctatttatgttgtttgtattttttgtggTGGGGAGCAagcagtgaggctaaaaccaatttcgttgcaaTGACAATCAAGGCTATGTGGCGACGTATAtcagaaatgtttatattttccccccccccacctgctcaCCCTTCGCCTTCATTCCTCGTGCCCTTCTTTCCCTGTCCAGCTGGGCCAGGGGGTCCTAGTCCAGGTCTCTCCATCCCTGGTGAAACGTCAGAAAACTCACTTCCACGACTTGCCGTGTGGGGCCTCCATCATCCTCGGCAACAATGGCTTCATCTGGATTTACCCCACCCCTGAGCAGAAAGAGGACGAGGCTGGGGGCTTCGTGGCTAATCTGGAGGTGAGTTGAAGGCTCGGGGATCCCCTGACCcaagaggtttcaaaaatttgggCAGCTTGTGAggaaagcctccccccccccccccccgccacgatCTCTTGGCCTTCTGCCAATGGGTCAAAATCTGCTTGTGGAGCCTTGTGTGGGAGGGGGCCCACAACCATGGGGCTGGTTGACCCCACGGGTCCCGTCATCATCTGTGTTAACAACTGCTAACCTCCACATCCTGGAAGCCTCTTTTGTAATTACAGAATGttgttttagatttttcttttttttttaaaaaaaatcttattttgctttcaaatgcttaattttATGGATTCAATGGTACTTTGCGCAGAGCCCTTCTCCGAGGGGGATGAGTGGTGAAgaagtgtaataaataaataagaaagaaagatggaaggaaggaaggaagaaaagagggaggaaagagggagggagggagggaggaaggaaggtagctaagaagtaaaagaaataaaaacaaggaaggaaaggaaggaaggaaagaagaaaataggaatgaagaaaaggagggggaagtAAGATAGCGaataaaagtaagaaaaagaaaaaagaaaggaaggaaagaaagaagagagaaggaagagagaaggaaagaaagagcgaAGGGTGGAGTATTTCCGcaccgtcataactttgaacggttgcggAACGAGTCGtcctaagtggaggactacctgcacccACCAAGCAGGCACGCAGCGGCTCAGCTGTCCGTCTTTTCAGCCGGTGCCCCTGTCTGACCGCGAGGTCATCTCCCGCCTCCGGAACTGCCTCCTGGCGCTCGTCTCCCAGAAGATGACTTTGTACGACACCAGCATCCTCTACTGTTACGAAGCTTCTCTTCCTCACCAGGTAGGGCCTCTCCTTGGCTTGGGCACCGGGTCTCCACCAGGGAAGGCCCCTCAAGGGAAAGGGCTGGGGGTGCGAGGGGAAGGCCGGGTGGGCTTCCAAGGCCCAGAGGTGCCCGGCAGGAACTCAAGTAAGCCAGGGGGCTTCCGGGCCAGAGGTGTGAGAAGAGGGAAGCCTGATGTTTACCTGGatgtctccttctccttccttgcaGATCAAAGACCTTCTCAAACCAGAAGTGGTGGAGGAGATTGTGTTGGAGACACGCCAGAGGCTCCTGGAGTTGGAAGGATGATGGTAGAGAAGGAGTGGTGGAGCGGCaagggttccttccttccttccttccacccatccatccatccatccatctcatcttccttcttttcttccctccctctcttttcttccatcttttcttctcttattccttccttcttccaatcaaccatttccttccttccacccacccaccatccgtccatccatccatccaattcgtctcatatcttttttccatcttccctttcctttcttccttcttttcttcttctatcccATCcctgtcttccttcttccatccatcccatccatctccTTCCTTAACTTTCTCACGCGGCCATGGTCCGGTTGTGGGGTGCGGCCCACAGGTTGCAAACTCCTGTTGTAAACCATGAAGAGCTGTGGTCCCATTGTCTGTCCATCTTCTCTCCTTGTGTGAACAACATCAAACACGTGTCTCCTGCTCCATGACCTGGAAATATCATTGGAGAAGATTCTAGACTCAACAGGAAGGATGAGCAGCAAGGAAGAGCTAATATAATCCTCATCCTTCTCTTCCTCAAACAATGTCTTTCCACACCCCaattttttattcctttatttaaaacattGCTCCAGTGTGTGTTCCTAACCTGACAAATGCTGGATTTTGAAGTTCAGCATCGATGGAAAATCCAACAATTGCACTAGAAAGAGATTTCCTAAGCGTAAAACCGTTCTTTGGCGCAAAAAGgacttgatgttttttttttaaaagagagaacctACCCATCTCCATTTCCTATGTAATTTTATGCCTCCCCTCCTTAAAACTCTGTGTCttaattaaagaaaatgttacaagccACCTATGAGTGAGTTTGGAAGGCTGTTGAAATGTCTGGAATCCATAAATAACCTTTTAAATTTCTATTTCTGCATTGTGGGTTTGGGCAGCCGAGAGAATAGTCCTCGGATTTTGGGGGGCAGCGAATTCGAATTGCTGCCTTTGCAACTTTGGGTTCAAGTTGTggttgctgcaaaaaaaaaatgtgtttaattTGGAGCGAAACCAAATTTCGAATCACGTCTCGTTCGCTCAGTTCTTTGGACGAGGGAATACATTTTAattctgagttctaatcctgccttgggcCGGCCAcgctctctcagccctaagaagccgGCAATGGCAGGCGGctcctgaaatcttgccaagaaaacggcGCAAATTTGccggggtttttccccccccccccaagttgtcACTGGAAGTCAATATTCGCTTGCATCAACCCTgccttaaaaaaatcaaatctgtTGTCTTTCCTTCTGGATGAGAATTACAggataaaaaataaagggaatTTGCCCGCCAGGTTTTGAGCTGCAATGCGCCACAATTCATTGTTTCTATTGTTAAAAGGTTGTGTATTTTTGTGTGGACTTCATTACTGTTTCATCGGGACTTCAAAGCAAAATTGGGACTCAGGACACATTAATTCCTTTATTTGCGTTTCAAACTCGTTTATTATATAATTTTACAGTTTCAAGAGAAACAGAAAATAACACCGGTTTCTTacgtttttttttatatatatttaaattagtgGCTTGTTACAGAGAATTTAGGAGTTTGCTTTTAATGAAGAATTAAATACaatatgcctcccccccccccccgggccttcCCTGGCAGAGGATGATGGGTGCCAGAGCCCAACCCCACAAATGAGAATTTGTGGAGAATGGGGTTCTTTGCTCAGCCCCGTGGATGATGGGGGTTGTGATCTGGGTCAGCTGaggtgaggaggggagggggggggtctggCGGCTGGGGATGAGGGGAGAGAGAGGTCGGACTGAGGATGGGAGTCCCGTGGGCAATGGGGGTTGTAGTCCGGTGTATCCCTGAGGTAAAAAGAGGAGGGAAGTGCCGAAGCCAGACACACTCAGCGAGGACGGCAGTGGAGGATGGGAACCTTTGCCCAGCCCCTGAGgtaaagagggggagggggggcggctGGGGAGGATGGGTCCTGGGGGGGGGCGGAGCATGGGAGCTGCTGCCTCTCGGGGGGCCGGGGAGGATGGGTCGGCCCAGCGGCGCTCGCCgggctgctgctcctcctcctgccgGGCGCCGCCCTCGGCCTCCCGCCGGCCCTCCGCAGCcatggccgccgccgccgcttctccCTAGGCCGGAGAGCCCGCCGCCTGCCCCGCCGGCTCCCCGGGCCTCCCTCGCCTTCTCCTCTGCTGTCCTCGCCGCCCTGTGgagctttttccttccctcctccgtttcttcccttctctttccccctttcccccttcctctccttctctcctctccttctttcccctcatcccctttccctccctcggctTCTTCTTCACCGTTTCCTcaacctcccttttttcttctcccctccccccctccctccctccttccccactttcctcctctctttctcccgcAGCAGCGTAACCCGAATCCCCATCGGCCAGGCCAAGGTGGTCCTCCTGCTGCCCCTGAGCCAGGAGCCCCTCGGAAGAGCAGccgagcctcccccccccccccttgactgaagccccctccccaaaaaaccccTGGAAGCGGCTCTGACCCCAggtgacccccccctcctcctccgtggCTCCCCTTCCGCCCCTTTCCTTGGACTGCTGAGcccatcctcccttccttcccaggctCCCCCATGCTTGGCTTCCCAGGGCATCCTGGGACGGTGGCCGGGTTCATTCAGTTCATCCCCGGATCTCACCGCCACGTTTGGTCcttaaaatgcccccccccccccgttggccTCCCCACGGGGCAGAATCTGGGCAGAAAGGAGACTACGGGGCCCATAAGTCTCTGCACCGGACTGAATATTGCTGAAATATTTCCTGTTACAGGTGACAATTTGGGGACTTTTGTGGAGGGCTGCTGAGCGACAGGACAACCCCAAAATCGACCATTCTTGGACTCTGTCTGGTTCCTCTTGAACGCTTGAAGCCAGGAG encodes:
- the EXOSC2 gene encoding exosome complex component RRP4, with translation MAAAVEFRLPAARKPLAPSLSRGGGGGGGGGERDLVVPGDTITTDPGYMRGHGTYLGEEKLVASVAGVVERVNKLVCVKALKTRYNGEVGDIVVGRITEVQQKRWKVETNSRLESVLLLSSMNLPGGELRRRSAEDELAMRDFLQEGDLVSAEVQAVFSDGAVSLHTRSLKYGKLGQGVLVQVSPSLVKRQKTHFHDLPCGASIILGNNGFIWIYPTPEQKEDEAGGFVANLEPVPLSDREVISRLRNCLLALVSQKMTLYDTSILYCYEASLPHQIKDLLKPEVVEEIVLETRQRLLELEG